The DNA segment CGGACGCGGGTTAGGTTCTTTCGCTTGGTGAACAATTTGATCCAGCCGAACGGAAAAATGTTTCCGCCGATCTCTTTGATGATCGGATTGAAGTCAAGCAATCCGAATCCCGCGCCGACCGGTTTGCCGTCGATCTCGGCGATGCTGGTCATTTCGGGGACCAACATGTACTTCAGCTCTTTGGCTTGATGATCGATTTCTGCGCCACTCAGCGGGACATAGCCCCAGGTGTTTTCGAGCGAGCGGTTGTAGATTTCAAGAAAAGTGCGCACGTCGCTGCTGAACCGTTTTTTGTCGATCGGTCGGCAGACAACGTTGAAGCGTTTCTTGACCTCTTCAAGGATGAAAGCCAGTTTGGGGTCCAGCGTTTTCAGGTCGTCGACGTGACCGATGTAGCTGAACATGTCTTCGGCTTTTTCAAATCCGGCAGCTTTGATAAGTCGGTCGTGGTAGGGCGGGTTGTAAGGGATCATGAATGTCGGCGGGGAATCGAATCCATCGATCAGCGTGCCGCACTCGTAGTTCAGGCTTGGGCTGGCGGGGCCGCGGACATCGGTCATCCCTTTTGCTTTCAGCCACTCCCCAGCGGTTTCGAACAGCAGGTTCGAAGCCTGTTCATCATCGGCGCATTCGTAGAACCCGAAAAAGCCGCGTTTTTCTTTGTAGCGATCGTTGTGCGCGTTATTGATGATCGCCACGATTCGTCCGATCACCTTACCTTCACGGGCAACGATGAACGCTTGGCATTCGCCGGCGGCGTAAAACGGGTGAGGCTTGAACCCGACCAGCTCTTTTTGAACTTTCCAGATCGGCGGCACCCAGTTTGGATCGCCTTGATACAGCTCTTTAATGACGCGCATGAAAGCACGTCGATCGGATCGAGTCGCAACGGGCCAACAACGCAGGGCATCAGACATCGAGGTTCCGCTTTCAGGGCTTTGGGGAAGTCTTGTGTAGGGGACCACCGGCAACGGGAAGGTGTGCGATGGACCGTTTGTTAATGAAAAATGACGGCCAGGCGTTCAGAATAACGGACGATCTTAGGTTTGTCGTCGGCCAATGGCGGCTTGAATTCCGGCGGAGGTCTTGTGGATCAGTAGCGTCGCTTCGGGACGGTGTTGTCCCTTTTTATCGGCTAGTTTCGGGCGGATTTTTTCGGGCCGCAAGTCCGAACCGCGGACCTTGATTTCTTGTAACCGTACGTCTTGCTGGACGGCTGCACGCTTAATGGCCTTCATGTCGGCTGATCCGCGCCAGAGGACTTCGTACCCGACCGCTAGAGGGTGGGGCGGAGGGGCGGCGGAAGTTAAAAATCCTGCCGGTCCGCCAACCAATTGCAGGTTCTGGGCGACTGCAAATGCAACCGTTAAACCTGCCGCTCGGACGGCAGGGTCAAGGTCGATCAACCAAGCATCTGCAGACGCGACGGTTTCGACGGGGTATTCACGTTCCCAGGACGTTGCGGCGTACTCTTCGGCAGTGGCGAAGAAGGTAACCGGTTCGCGATCGCGGTAAACACGCGTCGCTCGTCGACCGCCGCAAGCGACCGGTTCCGGGAAATCGCCGAACCATGCGACTTGTTGGCGAACACTCCCACGGCAACTGATCCACTCAAGTTCCGCTGCCTCTTCCCAACTGTCAGGGACTTCGGCTGCCGGCGCCAGTTTGATGGCCGTTCCCAGCGAGCGATCGACCAAACGTTGCATGGTTTCTAAATCGGGCAGGTAGCCTTGCGGATCGGAATGACGTTTCTCATCCGCTCGGCGGTCCGGGTCTAGATGGACGTAAGACTGTTGGTAGCAGTCAGGCAGATCCTCTGCTTTTACGCATACGACCGCAGAATGGTACGTATTGGCGACGGCCGCGGACTGGAGGTTGTAGGCGACCACTGCCGCCATCACCGGATCGGAATCGATGGCCACAACCGGACCTCGCTGGCGGAGCGCGATCGCGTCGCCGCCGACTCCACTGCAGATATCGACGATCGATCGCCCGCTTGGGAAGCGAGCCGCTTTGTAGTGGGCGGTCCAGCGATCGGATGCTTGTTCGGCGGCCCTTTGGGTGCCAAGCCAAAAGCCATCCCCCAGTTTGTCTTGCAGTTTCGGCAAGATCTGAGCGAATTGGCCAACCCAGCGAGTCGCCTCGTTGCCGAGCTCCACGCGCATCCGTTTGATGGCTGCCGGAGTTGGCGCTTTCGCATACTCCAACACCACGTTTTTTAACTGGGGATTGCCAGCAAGCGATGCGACGATCTGGGCATCCGTAAGCGGGCAGGCGATAGCGCTAGTCCTTCTGAGAGCTGTCGGAGCCAGCGAAACTTGCTGCGTGGGCTTCGCGTTTGGCGAGGTCCAGGTCGTGGTCGACCATGATGCGTGCTAGTTCCCGAAGATCGGTTTCCGCGGTCCAGCCAAGCTTCTCTTTTGCCTTGGTGGGGTCGCCAAGAAGCAATTCCACTTCGGCGGGGCGGAAGTATCGTGGGTCGATTTCCACGTACTGTTGCCAGTCCAGATCCAACTGTCCAAAAACCAATTCCAAGAACGCGCGGACGGTTTGGGTTTCCCCTGTCGCGATCACGTAGTCGTCGGGTTTGTCCTGCTGCAGGATCGCCCACATCGCTTTCACGTAATCTTTGGCGTAGCCCCAGTCACGTTTGGCATCAAGGTTTCCGAGGTACAGTTTTTTCTGTAGCCCCATCTTGATCCGGGTGGCGGCTCGCGTGATTTTGCGGGTCACAAAGGTTTCGCCGCGACGCTCGGATTCGTGATTAAATAGAATCCCGTTGCAGGCGTACATGTCGTAGCTTTCGCGGTAGTTTATCGTTTGGTGAAACGCGTAAACCTTGGCACAAGCATACGGAGATTGCGGATTGAACGGAGTCGTTTCGCGCTGCGGCGTCTCCATGACGTCGCCATACATTTCGCTGCTGGAAGCCTGGTAAACCCGGACCGGCTTGCGAGCGTGCAGCAGACGCGCTGCTTCAAGAACATTTAAGGCTCCAACGCCCACCGTCTGCAGCGTGTAAACCGGTTGATCGAACGAGACCCGAACGTGGCTCTGGGCACCCAGGTTGTAGATTTCGTCCGGTTCGATTTCAAGCACCAGATTCGTCAATGCCTGGCCGTCGGTTAGGTCGCCATAGTGCAACCGCAACTCGCTTTTTTCATGCGGGTCACAGTAGATATGCTCGATCCGTTCCGTCGAAAAAGTGCTGCTTCTGCGCACTAGTCCGTGGACCTTATAACCCTTGTCCAGAAGCAATTCGGCCAAATAACTGCCATCCTGGCCGGTGATCCCGGTGATCAATGCCGACTTGCTCATCTCGTCCGTTCTCGTCGTTAGGGTTTGCCCTAGCGGGCGGTATAATTTCCGCAGCTTACGCTTATTCTCCAGTCGCTGCCAAGCCCGAGTCGGAAACGGGGGGCTCGGGCGATGTTAGCAGCGAAACAACAATCAGCGTGAGGAACGCCAATGGGATCGTGACGATGCCGGGCTGCGTGAACGGGGCCCAGGCAAGTTCCGGATCCCATCCGTAAACCTGTTTGTAGGTATCGCTGCTTAGCAGGATCCAGCCCAGCGAGCTGACCATGCCGACGATAACGCTGGAAATCACTCCCTGGCGAGTCGTTCGTTTCCAGAACAGCAGCATGACCAACGCCGGTAAGTTGGCACTTGCGGCCACACTAAAGGCCCAGCCGACCAGATAGCTGACGTTCATTTTTTGGAACAAAATTCCAAGTACGATCGCGATCGCTCCGACGACGACGGCGGCCATTTTCGCGATTCGAACTTGTTGATGGTCGGTCATTTTCCATCCCAAGTACCCGCCCAAGAGGTCATGAGCGACGGCACCGCTGGAGGCCAGGATCAGACCGCTGACGGTTCCCAGAACGGTTGTAAATGCGATCGCCGAGATAATCGCGAACAGCAATTGGCTGAGGCTCTGGGCAAGTAGCGGAGCCGCCATGTTGTTCGATTGCACGTCCAACGCACCGCTGGTCATCGCTCCAAGTCCTAAATACAGCGTCAGGACGTAGAAGAACCCGATACTTGCGATCCCAACGATCGTGCTCTTGCGGGCCGCTGCGCCGTCTTTGACCGTGTAATAGCGGATCAGGATATGGGGCAGGGAGGCGGTGCCGCAGAAGAGAGCCAGCATTAAGGAGAGGAAGTTGATTCGGTCGCGGACAAGTTTTCCTGAATCATCCGACGCTTCGCCACGAATCCCCGCAAATTTTGGGTGCTCGCCCGGACGCATGATTCGGCTTCCTGCAGTCGGTTTTTGGAAATAGACTTCGGTCGTCGTTCCATCGGCGTGACGGACAACCCGGTTGCCCCAGAGGACGACTTCGCTGTCTTGAAGCGTTTTGAAGAATTCGATCGGTCCCAGCGGTCCGGTCTCGGTTTGTCCATCGGGAAGTTTGGTGACGTGGCCCACCGGGTGCAGAACCCGTTCCCCTTCGCCCTCGCCAAGGGGCAGGCCGCCAATGAACGTGTTCCCATCCCGTTTGGAAACGGACTGAGCTTCGCGAAGCAGTATTTTTCCTTCTTCGGCAATTTTGTCGTAAACCGTGTACCCGCCGTCGGCGTCTTGCAGTCGGACTAAGGATTCCTCTTTCCAGCCGTCCTCGTCCGGGAGGATGGCACGGCCGTCAATCTCTTTGCCCGCAAGTGCCTCGGCGTCAAAGGGGCCTAGTTGCTGAAGGGCGTACCCATCGGTCCCCCCATCGGAAACGTTTAGGCCGCGCTGCAGAACCATGACCGTTAGCACAAGGCTAAAGATAACCAGCAGCGATCCCTTCAAAAATTGGACCCAGGTCGTGGAAACCATGCCGGCGGTAATCACGATCACGATGACCACCGCACCCACCATGACAACTCCGGCCCAGTAAGGCAGACCCATCAGGGGTTGGATTAATGTCCCTGCACCAACCATTTGCGGGATCAAGTAAAAAACGCTGACAGCAAGCGTGCTGATACCGGCGGCTAGTTTGATGCCCGGTGAATTGAAGCGAGCATCGAGAGCGTCGGCAAAGGTAAACTTGCCCATCCGTTTCATCGGTTCGGCGATGACAAATAGGGCGACGATCCAGCCGGCTAGGTAGCCAATCGAATAGAGGAATCCGTCGTAACCGTAGGCGGCGATCATCCCGCAAATGCCCAGGAAGGACGCGGCGGAAAGGTAGTCGCCTGCGAAGGCAATGCCGTTCACTGCCCACGGAATTTCACCATGAGCGGTAAAAAAGCCAGCCGACGAGTTCGCCTTGCGACCCATCCAAAAGCTAATGCCAATTGTTACGAGGACAAAGGCGAAGAAGATGCCAACCGTCGTGTAGGAAAACTCGTAAATCATTCTTCAGTTCCTTCTGCACGACAGAGGAAGCCATAAATCAAAGCCAAAATCAATGCCGCAATGATCAGGAAAAAACCATACAGGATCGCAAGGTTTAAGCCCCCCAAAGGACGCCATTCCATCGCCGTGGGTGCAAATGCACACAACAGCATGAAACCTAGATACATTGCTGTGTAGATGAAAAACAACAGCCAACCAAGTCTCTGGTTGTACTGCCGGGGCTCCTGTTTCGACATCCGCGGGCGCCTTCAGTTCATTTGGGTGGGGACGCTCCAACCGAGCGACCGATAAATCTTTGATCCAGAGTGTAACCGGAATCGGGACCGTTTGTGAGGCGATTAGGGTGGACTCGTTTGCAGTAAAGTGAATCGATCGATTTTCAGGGAAGAGGGAATGCTCGATGGGCACTATTGAGAAAGGTTTTTGAATGAAATCGCTTCGCTTGCAGCCGATGCAGAAGTTTTCTGTGCCGGCAAAACCGGATGTCGTCATGCAGCGATTTCGAGAATCGCTTCCGTTGCTTGAGTCTGCAGAGCACACTTCGATGGCCGGCCGAGTCGTCGATTTTCGAATCGCACCGTCGAAGCAACGATTTTGGTCCCCGCATCTCTCGGTGCAGGTGGGCGAGCCGGTCGGACCTTGGTCAGGTGGGGCGCAGGAAGGGGAGGGTGGCGCGGAAGATGAGATGTCCGAAATAATCGCTCGTTTTTCGCCTCGTCCGGAAATTTGGACGATGGTGATGGCGATCTATTTCGCCGCGGCAATTTGCATGTTGGCCGCGTCGATATTCGCCTACGCGCAGTGGTTCCTCGGGCGGATGCCGTGGGCACTGTTCGCTTGGCCTGCCGGGCTGCTGATTATTGGGGCGCTGCACGGAGCCAGTTTGGTAGGTCAGTCGTTGAGTGAAGATCAGATGGAAGAATTGCAGGGCAGGCTAGAGCAGTTAGTTGCATTGGCCTTTCCAGCGGAGTCGTAAAGCATTGACTCGCATTTTTCAGATGCATGTTGGCGAAGTCCCGGCCCGCTATGCAACAGTCTGTCGACTTCGTGATTGCCACCTGCGAAACGCGACACTATCTCGGCCGGTTAGCGTCGCTTCACTCTCCGTTTGCAAAGGGCGGCACGGTCGCCGCGGCTGGCAGGTCAGCCAGTTGCAAATCATGCGCGGGCGGCTTGGCGGGGCCCACGTGCTAGGAGGACTGCGCGTCGTTGGGCAACGATGTCGTATCGCTGAAGGACCAGTTGCGCCAGGTCACCGATGTGATGGAGTTCCCCTTTCTTGCCGTCATATAGGGGAACGCTGCGGCTCAGTTGAGGCAGCGGGCGCTGGAGTTCGACTGGCATTGCTCGTGGGTGGGAGCTTGCTTGTTGCCGAGATTTTGGGGCGGGGGAAGCCGCCCTGGAGGCAGAGGAATGGTCTTCAGTCGCCGCAGGAAAAAGTAGCAATTGAGTCATCGTCGGTACTCGCTAGCAGGCTAGGGTGAAAGTCCTTTCACCACTTGCCTGAACAAGGGATGAGAGATTCCTTGTGGGACGTCTGTCCCACTGAAACCAATCATCGCTACCCGACGGACACGTTAGGTCACGCCTAAAAAAGAAGTCCTTTGCTACCGCCGATTCGCTACCGTCGATTGGCGCTGAAGATCAGGTAAGCCAGCGTGGCGACTGCCTGGAGCGTGCCAGCGACATACGTTAGGGCGGCCGCATTTAGGACCTTGGAAACGTACTGGGATTCGTAATCGGTAATGATTCCCTGGGCTACCAATTGGCGTTTCGCGCGGGCGCTGGCGTCAAATTCTACGGGCAGGTTAATTACCTGAAAGAAAACGATCGCTGCGAAGGCAATGATCCCGATCCAGAGGAGTGGTGTGAACCCGGTGAGCATCCCGCCGATGAACATTAGCATGGCGGCATTGGAGCCAAAGCTGGCTGCGGGGACCGCTGCGTTTCGGATCACTAGCGGGGCGTAACGCTCGGCGTCCTGCATCGCGTGACCCGCCTCGTGGCAGGCGACTCCGACGGCTGCCATCGATTGCGCCCCGTAAACTTCTGGGCTCAGTCGTAGGACCTTGGCGCTGGGGTCGTAGTGGTCTGACAGAGTCCCCCCGATTGGTTCGATCTGGACCGATTGCAGGCCTGCGGAATCGAGCATCAGCCGCGCCGCTTGGAAGCCGGTCATCCGAGCTGGCTCTTCGGACATCTTTCGGAACGTCGATTTGACCTTCCACTGGGCGTACATGCCGAGAAGGAAGAATGGCCCCACAAACAAGAAGTACATCGGGTCGAAAAACATGATCGGTCTATCCAGCGCAAAGGGTCTGCCGTGCTGACAGTCAGCAGGTCGTACTGCTAATCATAGGCAACTGCCGTGCCGATCCGCCCTC comes from the Roseimaritima multifibrata genome and includes:
- a CDS encoding GNAT family N-acetyltransferase, with amino-acid sequence MSDALRCWPVATRSDRRAFMRVIKELYQGDPNWVPPIWKVQKELVGFKPHPFYAAGECQAFIVAREGKVIGRIVAIINNAHNDRYKEKRGFFGFYECADDEQASNLLFETAGEWLKAKGMTDVRGPASPSLNYECGTLIDGFDSPPTFMIPYNPPYHDRLIKAAGFEKAEDMFSYIGHVDDLKTLDPKLAFILEEVKKRFNVVCRPIDKKRFSSDVRTFLEIYNRSLENTWGYVPLSGAEIDHQAKELKYMLVPEMTSIAEIDGKPVGAGFGLLDFNPIIKEIGGNIFPFGWIKLFTKRKNLTRVRLISTNVIPEYQKWGLGLVTLERILPDAIEFGIKEGEFSWVLESNTLSRKTIERGGATKTKAHRMYDKKL
- a CDS encoding class I SAM-dependent methyltransferase, whose translation is MVLEYAKAPTPAAIKRMRVELGNEATRWVGQFAQILPKLQDKLGDGFWLGTQRAAEQASDRWTAHYKAARFPSGRSIVDICSGVGGDAIALRQRGPVVAIDSDPVMAAVVAYNLQSAAVANTYHSAVVCVKAEDLPDCYQQSYVHLDPDRRADEKRHSDPQGYLPDLETMQRLVDRSLGTAIKLAPAAEVPDSWEEAAELEWISCRGSVRQQVAWFGDFPEPVACGGRRATRVYRDREPVTFFATAEEYAATSWEREYPVETVASADAWLIDLDPAVRAAGLTVAFAVAQNLQLVGGPAGFLTSAAPPPHPLAVGYEVLWRGSADMKAIKRAAVQQDVRLQEIKVRGSDLRPEKIRPKLADKKGQHRPEATLLIHKTSAGIQAAIGRRQT
- the gmd gene encoding GDP-mannose 4,6-dehydratase, yielding MSKSALITGITGQDGSYLAELLLDKGYKVHGLVRRSSTFSTERIEHIYCDPHEKSELRLHYGDLTDGQALTNLVLEIEPDEIYNLGAQSHVRVSFDQPVYTLQTVGVGALNVLEAARLLHARKPVRVYQASSSEMYGDVMETPQRETTPFNPQSPYACAKVYAFHQTINYRESYDMYACNGILFNHESERRGETFVTRKITRAATRIKMGLQKKLYLGNLDAKRDWGYAKDYVKAMWAILQQDKPDDYVIATGETQTVRAFLELVFGQLDLDWQQYVEIDPRYFRPAEVELLLGDPTKAKEKLGWTAETDLRELARIMVDHDLDLAKREAHAASFAGSDSSQKD
- a CDS encoding sodium/solute symporter, yielding MIYEFSYTTVGIFFAFVLVTIGISFWMGRKANSSAGFFTAHGEIPWAVNGIAFAGDYLSAASFLGICGMIAAYGYDGFLYSIGYLAGWIVALFVIAEPMKRMGKFTFADALDARFNSPGIKLAAGISTLAVSVFYLIPQMVGAGTLIQPLMGLPYWAGVVMVGAVVIVIVITAGMVSTTWVQFLKGSLLVIFSLVLTVMVLQRGLNVSDGGTDGYALQQLGPFDAEALAGKEIDGRAILPDEDGWKEESLVRLQDADGGYTVYDKIAEEGKILLREAQSVSKRDGNTFIGGLPLGEGEGERVLHPVGHVTKLPDGQTETGPLGPIEFFKTLQDSEVVLWGNRVVRHADGTTTEVYFQKPTAGSRIMRPGEHPKFAGIRGEASDDSGKLVRDRINFLSLMLALFCGTASLPHILIRYYTVKDGAAARKSTIVGIASIGFFYVLTLYLGLGAMTSGALDVQSNNMAAPLLAQSLSQLLFAIISAIAFTTVLGTVSGLILASSGAVAHDLLGGYLGWKMTDHQQVRIAKMAAVVVGAIAIVLGILFQKMNVSYLVGWAFSVAASANLPALVMLLFWKRTTRQGVISSVIVGMVSSLGWILLSSDTYKQVYGWDPELAWAPFTQPGIVTIPLAFLTLIVVSLLTSPEPPVSDSGLAATGE
- a CDS encoding DUF485 domain-containing protein — its product is MSKQEPRQYNQRLGWLLFFIYTAMYLGFMLLCAFAPTAMEWRPLGGLNLAILYGFFLIIAALILALIYGFLCRAEGTEE
- a CDS encoding zinc metallopeptidase; this translates as MFFDPMYFLFVGPFFLLGMYAQWKVKSTFRKMSEEPARMTGFQAARLMLDSAGLQSVQIEPIGGTLSDHYDPSAKVLRLSPEVYGAQSMAAVGVACHEAGHAMQDAERYAPLVIRNAAVPAASFGSNAAMLMFIGGMLTGFTPLLWIGIIAFAAIVFFQVINLPVEFDASARAKRQLVAQGIITDYESQYVSKVLNAAALTYVAGTLQAVATLAYLIFSANRR